The following proteins come from a genomic window of Corallococcus sp. NCRR:
- a CDS encoding adenylate/guanylate cyclase domain-containing protein: MSASNPLFGDLLLKLGVVSPGQVQEALALQALTGQRVGEALISLGYVSREQIQDALGEALGLNHEKGPAQPPLGELLVGLKYVTLAQLDEALARQRRDGRRLGEILVELGHCTYKQIYEALGVQNRIVGRQDLPRPATEGRRRVVVVDDSPLACAFVQEGLVALGYEVLCFQDPYEALEGMGRLQPAIVLSDLEMPGLDGVELCRRLKEGPRSAIPVIMLTANDREAERVRGLRAGADDYVNKSASMDELAARIESVVRRTDETERMRKLFARYTSDAVVEEILKSADAAVLAGEKREVTVLFADIRNFTGLAESLPPEQVVAVLNQVLGRLSDAVLTCGGTLDKFLGDGLMAVFGAPVGRPDDALRGLQCAKMMMEAVAELRAVAEAEWVAHGREGRPLVLELGVGLNSGVVVSGNIGGAMRAEYTCIGDAVNVAARLCALAGPGEILVGERTRELVDANETAFEDLPPVRLKGKQQPVPLYRAL, encoded by the coding sequence GTGAGTGCATCAAACCCCCTCTTCGGTGATTTGCTGCTCAAGCTGGGCGTCGTCTCGCCGGGTCAGGTGCAGGAGGCGCTCGCGCTCCAGGCCCTCACCGGACAGCGCGTGGGAGAGGCGCTCATCTCCCTGGGCTACGTGTCGCGCGAGCAGATCCAGGACGCACTGGGAGAGGCCCTGGGCTTGAACCACGAGAAGGGGCCCGCGCAGCCGCCCCTGGGCGAGCTGCTGGTGGGGCTCAAGTACGTGACGCTCGCGCAGCTGGATGAAGCGCTGGCGCGGCAGCGGCGCGACGGGCGGCGGCTGGGGGAGATCCTCGTCGAGCTGGGCCACTGCACGTACAAGCAGATCTACGAAGCGCTGGGCGTGCAGAACCGCATCGTCGGCCGGCAGGACCTGCCGCGTCCCGCGACGGAGGGCCGCCGCCGCGTGGTGGTGGTGGACGACAGCCCCCTGGCGTGCGCCTTCGTGCAGGAGGGGCTGGTGGCCCTGGGCTACGAGGTCCTCTGCTTCCAGGACCCCTACGAGGCGCTGGAGGGCATGGGGCGCCTGCAGCCGGCCATCGTGCTGAGCGACCTGGAGATGCCGGGCCTGGATGGCGTGGAGCTGTGCCGGCGGCTCAAGGAGGGCCCGCGCAGCGCCATCCCCGTCATCATGCTCACCGCCAACGACCGTGAGGCGGAGCGCGTGCGCGGCCTGCGCGCGGGCGCGGACGACTACGTGAACAAGTCCGCGTCCATGGACGAGCTGGCGGCGCGCATCGAGAGCGTGGTGCGCCGCACGGACGAGACGGAGCGCATGCGCAAGCTGTTCGCGCGCTACACGTCCGACGCGGTGGTGGAGGAGATCCTCAAGAGCGCGGACGCGGCGGTGCTCGCCGGCGAGAAGCGCGAGGTGACGGTGCTGTTCGCGGACATCCGCAACTTCACCGGCCTGGCGGAGAGCCTGCCTCCCGAACAGGTGGTGGCGGTGCTCAACCAGGTGCTGGGCCGGCTGTCGGACGCGGTGCTCACCTGCGGCGGCACGCTGGACAAGTTCCTGGGCGACGGGCTGATGGCCGTCTTCGGCGCGCCGGTGGGCCGCCCGGACGACGCGCTCCGGGGCTTGCAGTGCGCGAAGATGATGATGGAGGCCGTGGCGGAGCTGCGCGCCGTGGCGGAGGCCGAGTGGGTGGCCCACGGCCGCGAGGGCCGGCCCCTGGTGCTGGAGCTGGGCGTGGGGCTCAACTCGGGCGTGGTGGTGTCCGGCAACATCGGCGGCGCGATGCGGGCCGAGTACACCTGCATCGGCGACGCGGTGAACGTGGCCGCGCGGCTGTGCGCGCTGGCCGGGCCGGGGGAAATCCTGGTGGGCGAGCGCACGCGCGAGCTGGTGGACGCGAACGAGACCGCCTTCGAGGACCTGCCGCCGGTGCGCCTGAAGGGCAAGCAGCAGCCGGTGCCGCTTTACCGCGCGCTCTGA
- a CDS encoding tryptophan 2,3-dioxygenase has protein sequence MNKRDLEPGIVTDLAGRTTYGDYLQLDRLLSAQVPRSQPPHHDELLFIVQHQTSELWMKLLIHELSACIRYIQADRLEPSFKIFARVAHIQRMLFEQWSVLETLTPNEYLEFRDTLGHASGFQSFQYRALEFLLGNKDDAALGPFKHVQGVHAELERLLESPGIYDEFLRHLSRMGHDVPRSHVERDWRQPYEKSPQVMEVFRRIYSDTEKHWDAYEMCEKLVDTEERFQLWRYRHMMTVMRIIGFKQGTGGSSGVGFLRKALDLRFFPELWDVRTALTPPAKPRGI, from the coding sequence ATGAACAAACGCGACCTGGAGCCTGGAATCGTCACGGACCTCGCGGGCCGGACGACCTATGGCGATTACCTGCAGTTGGACCGCCTCTTGTCCGCGCAGGTGCCCCGTTCCCAGCCTCCCCATCACGACGAGCTGCTGTTCATCGTCCAGCACCAGACGAGCGAGCTGTGGATGAAGCTGCTCATCCACGAGCTGTCCGCCTGCATCCGTTACATCCAGGCGGACCGGCTGGAGCCGTCGTTCAAGATCTTCGCGCGCGTCGCGCACATCCAGCGGATGCTCTTCGAGCAGTGGAGCGTGCTGGAGACGCTCACGCCCAACGAGTACCTGGAGTTCCGCGACACGCTGGGACACGCGTCAGGCTTCCAGAGCTTCCAGTACCGGGCGCTGGAGTTCCTGCTGGGCAACAAGGACGACGCGGCGCTGGGCCCCTTCAAGCACGTGCAGGGCGTGCACGCGGAGCTGGAGCGCCTGCTGGAGTCGCCCGGCATCTACGACGAGTTCCTGCGTCACCTGTCGCGCATGGGCCACGACGTTCCCAGAAGCCACGTGGAGCGCGACTGGCGTCAGCCGTATGAGAAGAGCCCCCAGGTGATGGAGGTGTTCCGGCGCATCTATTCGGACACCGAGAAGCACTGGGACGCGTATGAGATGTGCGAGAAGCTGGTGGACACGGAGGAGCGGTTCCAGCTCTGGCGCTACCGTCACATGATGACGGTGATGCGCATCATCGGCTTCAAGCAGGGCACGGGCGGCTCGTCGGGCGTGGGCTTCCTGCGCAAGGCGCTGGACCTGCGCTTCTTCCCGGAGCTGTGGGATGTGCGCACGGCGCTGACGCCGCCCGCGAAGCCCCGGGGCATCTGA
- a CDS encoding Uma2 family endonuclease, producing the protein MTRKPATYADLEALPSNQVGEIVNGELYASPRPAARHASAAFELGGELRNPFGRGRGGPGGWLFLPEPELHLGKDVLVPDLAGWRRERVPKMPDVVGITMAPDWLCEVLSPSTARLDRFRKLPIYAREGVKHVWLVDPLQYTLEVFRLLEGSHYLLVGTHQDSETVHAEPFEALPLELRVLWEDVE; encoded by the coding sequence ATGACCCGAAAGCCCGCCACCTACGCCGACCTGGAAGCGCTCCCTTCGAACCAGGTGGGGGAGATCGTCAACGGGGAGCTGTACGCGAGCCCCCGGCCGGCGGCGCGGCATGCCTCCGCCGCATTTGAGCTGGGTGGGGAGCTTCGCAATCCCTTTGGTCGGGGACGAGGGGGGCCTGGGGGGTGGCTCTTCCTGCCCGAGCCGGAGCTGCACCTGGGCAAGGACGTCCTGGTGCCGGACCTCGCGGGTTGGCGCCGGGAGCGGGTGCCCAAGATGCCTGACGTCGTGGGCATCACGATGGCGCCGGATTGGCTGTGCGAGGTGCTGTCGCCGTCCACGGCCCGGCTGGACCGCTTCCGGAAGCTGCCCATCTATGCCCGCGAAGGGGTCAAGCACGTCTGGTTGGTGGACCCGCTCCAGTACACGCTGGAGGTCTTCCGTCTTCTGGAAGGCTCGCACTACCTCCTCGTGGGAACCCATCAGGACTCGGAGACCGTCCACGCGGAACCATTCGAGGCGCTTCCCCTGGAACTGAGGGTCCTGTGGGAGGACGTCGAGTAG
- a CDS encoding proline dehydrogenase family protein, which produces MTTASDQLSRSALLFLSRQSNLKDVATRLKPFRQLASRFIAGETLEEAVDAVKALTAKGLMASFDHLNEAVRSPRETHDEVKQYLRLLARIDQVGVRANVSLKLTQCGLLFDRNLALQNARAVVSDATARDSFVRVDMEESAVTQTTLDIVRDLHSEFGERHVGAVLQSYLRRTEEDAKALCAERVRIRLCKGAYLEGPDVAFPDKKDVDANFVRCMRILLDSGVYHGIATHDERMIDATLEYAARQQLPRGAFEFQMLYGIRRDLQERLVKDGHPVRVYVPYGKHWYPYFMRRLAERPANLWFVMRNLLKG; this is translated from the coding sequence ATGACCACTGCCTCGGATCAGTTGTCCCGCTCCGCGCTGCTGTTCCTGTCGCGTCAGTCCAACCTGAAGGACGTGGCCACGCGGCTCAAACCCTTTCGCCAGCTCGCGTCCCGCTTCATCGCGGGCGAGACGCTGGAGGAGGCGGTGGACGCGGTGAAGGCCCTCACCGCGAAGGGGCTGATGGCCAGCTTCGACCACCTCAACGAAGCGGTGCGCTCCCCGCGGGAGACCCACGACGAGGTGAAGCAATACCTGCGGCTCCTGGCGCGCATCGACCAGGTGGGCGTGCGGGCCAACGTGTCGCTGAAGCTCACGCAGTGCGGCCTGTTGTTCGACCGGAACCTGGCGCTGCAGAACGCGCGGGCGGTGGTGTCGGACGCGACGGCGCGGGACTCGTTCGTGCGCGTGGACATGGAGGAGAGCGCCGTCACGCAGACGACCCTGGACATCGTGCGGGATTTGCACTCGGAGTTCGGCGAGCGGCACGTGGGCGCGGTGCTCCAGAGCTACCTGCGGCGCACGGAGGAGGACGCGAAGGCCCTGTGCGCCGAGCGCGTCCGCATCCGGCTGTGCAAGGGGGCCTACCTGGAGGGTCCCGACGTGGCCTTCCCGGACAAGAAGGACGTGGACGCGAACTTCGTGCGCTGCATGCGCATCCTGTTGGACAGCGGCGTGTATCACGGTATCGCCACACATGATGAGCGGATGATCGACGCCACGCTGGAATACGCCGCGCGTCAGCAGCTGCCCAGGGGCGCCTTCGAATTCCAGATGCTGTATGGCATCCGGCGCGACCTCCAGGAGCGGCTGGTGAAGGACGGGCACCCGGTGCGTGTCTATGTCCCGTATGGGAAGCACTGGTATCCCTATTTCATGCGCCGGCTGGCGGAGCGGCCGGCCAACCTGTGGTTCGTGATGCGCAACCTGCTGAAGGGGTAG
- a CDS encoding hemerythrin domain-containing protein: MAGSFDILLQQHRELEELLERLASEADPEEVTHGQEALARLLRLHSRLEERCVQPLLTRVEGRTRAREEAEDHLTLRELMEELQELTPRGVDWQARLFTLEDQVVAHVQAMEHGVLPRLSASLDEEELEELGHDLALTYEELLDRSQHPPASSRGALLEPLHWDA; encoded by the coding sequence ATGGCCGGCTCTTTCGACATCCTTCTTCAGCAACACCGCGAGCTGGAGGAGCTGCTGGAGCGGCTGGCTTCGGAGGCGGACCCGGAGGAGGTGACTCACGGTCAGGAAGCCCTGGCCCGCCTCCTGCGCCTGCACTCCCGCCTGGAGGAGCGCTGCGTCCAGCCGCTGCTGACTCGCGTGGAGGGCCGCACCCGCGCCCGCGAGGAGGCCGAGGACCACCTCACCCTGCGCGAGTTGATGGAGGAATTGCAGGAGCTGACGCCTCGCGGCGTCGACTGGCAGGCACGCCTTTTCACGCTCGAGGATCAGGTCGTGGCGCATGTGCAGGCCATGGAACACGGGGTGCTCCCCCGCCTGTCCGCGTCCCTGGACGAGGAGGAATTGGAGGAACTGGGACACGACCTGGCACTGACGTACGAGGAACTGCTGGATCGCTCGCAGCACCCCCCCGCCTCCAGTCGTGGAGCGTTGTTGGAACCCCTGCATTGGGATGCGTGA
- a CDS encoding alpha/beta fold hydrolase — protein MLDTASTPVPAPPRPPPLVPDVEDIQRGYERLDCEERVVRGTAVRLFTFPGGNRDVSRTVVCLPGLGASGRSFAPMEPLAEAWNLLLWTPPLKTPATHTPLQWNLSVLNHPEAGLPERFALMGSSYGSLLSIAYALEHPQRVKALVLVSPVASVRKVRRLALTLSTLVRAPRPLAYVFAPTVARVLGGRWLPAEGRAEIVREARRLSSLELMRRLRDILAADFLHRLRELRVPTLIIEGGRDLLVPPAAARDVAAHVPGAELEFLETASHLPYMSHPEAFNARVSDFLSRHPD, from the coding sequence ATGCTTGATACCGCCTCGACTCCCGTCCCCGCCCCGCCCCGCCCGCCGCCGCTGGTGCCGGACGTGGAAGACATCCAGCGAGGCTATGAGCGGCTGGACTGCGAGGAGCGCGTCGTCCGGGGCACGGCGGTGCGGCTGTTCACCTTCCCCGGGGGCAACAGGGATGTATCACGCACGGTGGTCTGTCTTCCGGGGCTGGGCGCCAGTGGCCGCTCCTTCGCGCCCATGGAGCCGCTGGCGGAGGCGTGGAACCTGCTGTTGTGGACGCCGCCGCTGAAGACGCCCGCGACCCATACGCCGTTGCAGTGGAACCTGTCGGTGCTCAACCACCCGGAGGCAGGGCTGCCGGAGCGCTTCGCGTTGATGGGGTCCTCCTACGGCAGCCTGCTGTCCATCGCGTATGCGTTGGAGCACCCCCAGCGGGTGAAGGCGCTGGTGCTGGTGTCGCCGGTGGCCAGCGTGCGCAAGGTGCGGCGGCTGGCGTTGACGCTGTCCACGCTGGTGCGGGCGCCCCGGCCGCTGGCGTATGTGTTCGCGCCCACGGTGGCGCGCGTCCTGGGCGGCCGGTGGCTGCCGGCGGAGGGGCGGGCGGAGATCGTCCGCGAGGCCCGGCGCCTGTCGTCGCTGGAGCTGATGCGGCGGCTGCGCGACATCCTGGCCGCGGACTTCCTGCACCGGCTGCGGGAGCTGCGCGTGCCCACGCTCATCATCGAGGGCGGCCGGGACCTGCTGGTGCCTCCGGCCGCCGCGCGCGACGTGGCGGCGCACGTGCCGGGCGCCGAGTTGGAGTTCCTGGAGACGGCCAGTCACCTGCCGTACATGAGCCACCCGGAAGCGTTCAATGCACGCGTGTCCGACTTCCTGTCGCGGCACCCTGACTGA
- a CDS encoding lysophospholipid acyltransferase family protein gives MPPSISTAPEADNRTHPAPVKGSLLACMPFSGDDGGGAPARPPGSGVPAREGGRIIGSTVENPLTSVRQAVFRFAEGGAALSARYHRARLVGAEHLPRHGPLLLVGNHGVWGYETPAFFHLLHRATGRYPLGLAERGFFKIPLVRTVLPWLGGVEGTRENALRSLQEGQLVVCYPGGARETFKRSQGRYRLRWERALGFVRLAMQAGVPVVPFAGFGVDDTFFWPPDEDRWCVRLAAEDKYRMPLVMGLGPLPLPVQLTFAVGEPHEPPPSGASESRVRAFRDRVAASVRRLLLRACHA, from the coding sequence ATGCCCCCAAGCATCAGCACGGCGCCGGAAGCAGACAACCGCACCCATCCGGCCCCGGTGAAAGGCAGCCTGCTGGCGTGCATGCCCTTTTCCGGTGATGACGGCGGTGGAGCCCCTGCCCGGCCGCCTGGTTCCGGGGTGCCGGCGCGCGAGGGCGGCCGCATCATTGGCTCCACCGTGGAAAACCCACTCACCAGCGTCCGGCAGGCCGTCTTCCGTTTCGCGGAGGGCGGCGCCGCCCTGTCCGCGCGTTATCACCGCGCCCGTCTGGTGGGAGCTGAACATCTGCCCAGACATGGGCCGTTGCTGCTCGTGGGCAATCACGGTGTCTGGGGATACGAGACCCCCGCCTTCTTCCACCTCCTGCACCGGGCCACGGGGCGCTATCCGTTGGGGTTGGCGGAGCGTGGGTTCTTCAAGATTCCCCTCGTACGCACGGTGTTGCCCTGGCTGGGCGGGGTGGAGGGGACGCGGGAGAACGCGCTCCGGTCGCTCCAGGAGGGGCAGCTCGTCGTGTGTTATCCGGGCGGCGCGCGGGAGACCTTCAAACGCAGCCAGGGCCGTTACCGGCTCCGGTGGGAGCGTGCGCTGGGCTTCGTGCGGCTGGCCATGCAGGCCGGGGTGCCGGTGGTGCCCTTCGCCGGCTTCGGGGTGGATGACACCTTCTTCTGGCCTCCAGACGAGGACCGGTGGTGCGTGCGCCTGGCCGCGGAGGACAAATACCGCATGCCGTTGGTGATGGGATTGGGCCCCCTGCCGCTGCCAGTTCAATTAACCTTCGCCGTGGGTGAACCCCATGAGCCGCCGCCGTCGGGTGCGTCGGAGTCGCGCGTGAGAGCCTTCCGGGACCGTGTGGCCGCCAGCGTCCGGCGCCTGCTGCTGAGGGCCTGCCATGCTTGA
- a CDS encoding cell wall protein, translating into MSVDKAFREMIRNEIEVQLKPLRDVVSRLESGTADLDALRSVAERLAPLAQVVGPLFGANAPAAGKPGRRPVGRPAGRAAASAPVAAAGGKRRGRKPAAAEGGARECAIKGCGKPSRTKGYCAAHYQKLRMLEKTNRRPSEWSDYANPNSVEDIKLPRGRAASKALAEAAQKNA; encoded by the coding sequence ATGTCAGTTGACAAGGCGTTCCGCGAGATGATTCGCAACGAGATTGAAGTGCAGCTCAAGCCCCTGCGCGACGTGGTGTCTCGTCTGGAGTCGGGCACGGCGGACCTGGATGCGCTGCGCAGCGTGGCCGAGCGGCTGGCGCCCCTGGCTCAGGTGGTGGGCCCCCTCTTCGGCGCGAACGCGCCCGCGGCCGGCAAGCCCGGTCGTCGTCCCGTGGGGCGTCCGGCGGGCCGGGCCGCGGCGAGCGCGCCGGTGGCTGCGGCGGGTGGCAAGCGCCGGGGCCGCAAGCCGGCGGCGGCGGAAGGCGGCGCCCGTGAGTGCGCCATCAAGGGCTGCGGCAAGCCCAGCCGCACGAAGGGCTACTGCGCCGCGCACTACCAGAAGCTGCGCATGCTGGAGAAGACCAACCGCCGTCCTTCCGAGTGGTCCGACTACGCCAACCCCAACAGCGTGGAGGACATCAAGCTGCCCCGCGGCCGCGCCGCCTCCAAGGCGCTCGCGGAAGCCGCTCAGAAGAACGCTTAA
- a CDS encoding type II secretion system protein GspG, whose product MSATSSPSAVREKSRRSPLPWVAVVFAVALVVALVLTAFRRRDPEQAQRIHADFTLILDALERYRADHGGKLPEEGNLDEMLVPKYLHAVPLDPWGRPYHYASSDQGVFLSSFGRENQRGGAGDNQDHTNHDGHQQLLR is encoded by the coding sequence ATGTCCGCCACCTCGTCCCCGTCCGCCGTCCGCGAGAAGTCCCGCCGCTCCCCGCTGCCCTGGGTGGCGGTGGTGTTCGCGGTGGCGCTCGTCGTGGCCCTGGTGCTCACCGCCTTCCGCCGCCGCGACCCCGAGCAGGCCCAGCGCATCCACGCCGACTTCACCCTCATCCTGGACGCGCTGGAGCGCTACCGCGCGGACCACGGGGGGAAGTTGCCGGAGGAGGGGAACCTGGACGAGATGCTGGTGCCCAAATACCTCCACGCCGTGCCCCTGGACCCCTGGGGCCGGCCGTACCACTACGCGAGCAGCGACCAGGGCGTGTTCCTGTCCAGCTTCGGCCGCGAGAACCAGCGCGGCGGCGCGGGCGACAATCAGGACCACACCAACCACGACGGGCACCAGCAGCTCCTGCGCTAG
- a CDS encoding Fis family transcriptional regulator, with translation MALRGYREEDLVSNRASLIIHGGTEDERRAWAEEAARNFGVPLTEVRQAQELAGALRQPNGVVFIADAGKLPLDAQGLILRCLQMQEERPKVVVGVSGTAMAALTRGTLREDLHYRLHQAQVDLQTDGLRDALKRRWAQQAEVLAVRAAALKAAEEKERAAAAARRPGSVTRILPKRKAAAPARKGAPRNAVR, from the coding sequence GTGGCTCTTCGCGGTTATCGAGAAGAGGACCTCGTCTCCAACCGTGCATCGCTGATCATCCACGGCGGCACCGAGGATGAGCGCAGGGCCTGGGCGGAGGAAGCCGCGCGCAACTTCGGCGTCCCGCTCACGGAGGTGCGTCAGGCCCAGGAGCTGGCCGGAGCGCTCCGTCAGCCCAACGGCGTGGTGTTCATCGCGGACGCGGGGAAGCTGCCGCTGGACGCCCAAGGCCTCATCCTGCGCTGCCTCCAGATGCAGGAGGAGCGGCCCAAGGTGGTGGTGGGCGTGTCCGGCACCGCGATGGCCGCCCTCACCCGGGGCACCCTGCGCGAGGATCTGCACTACCGGCTGCACCAGGCGCAGGTGGACCTGCAGACGGACGGCCTGCGGGACGCGCTCAAGCGCCGCTGGGCGCAGCAGGCGGAAGTGCTGGCCGTGCGCGCCGCCGCGCTGAAGGCCGCCGAGGAGAAGGAGCGCGCCGCCGCCGCGGCCCGCCGCCCCGGCTCCGTCACCCGCATCCTGCCCAAGCGCAAGGCCGCGGCCCCCGCGCGCAAGGGCGCGCCCCGCAACGCGGTCCGCTGA
- a CDS encoding universal stress protein gives MRGPHVTGHLACASFLAEEAPAGIASSGGPAMAIICATNLSADAAHAATVAATLAGRLGEPLLLLGVDDEVPDAEAPDALSAAEGGLAAESARLRAIAGRVEPRMQRGASVETLLGDEECRSARLVVVAAEGWRTSPWRKTSLAERLARHGCAPVLAVRRDTALLDWARGRRRLLVMVGVDPRSSTSDAAITFLRELRRVGGCDVLATYVCSPLEERERLGIHTPVHVERLDARERTMEGLEPLVERVLHREVRERLGDLEGEGRVEVVLEPGYGRPADHLLHVAHARSVELTVVGMHLRGGVQRLWHGSVSEGVLRRAERSVACIPPGAREPRRLPPPRSALVPVDFTLASGQAIAQACSLVGPGGRVHLLHVHRLRGRERGPRDFHGVLPEPDNERDRVLKRLWAQVPGDTVAQAVHWSVEGVSGEDVATAICQATEREGVDLVCVGTSARREVVPDVLEEAVARELVLRCRRPVMVVPSA, from the coding sequence ATGCGTGGACCGCACGTCACCGGGCATCTGGCGTGCGCATCCTTCCTGGCGGAGGAGGCTCCAGCGGGCATCGCCTCCTCGGGGGGCCCCGCCATGGCCATCATCTGCGCAACCAACCTGTCCGCCGACGCCGCGCACGCGGCCACCGTCGCGGCGACGCTCGCCGGCCGCCTGGGAGAGCCCCTGCTGCTCCTGGGGGTGGATGACGAAGTGCCGGACGCGGAGGCTCCGGACGCCCTGTCCGCCGCGGAAGGAGGACTGGCCGCGGAGTCCGCGCGCCTGCGGGCGATCGCGGGCAGGGTGGAGCCGCGCATGCAGCGGGGCGCCTCCGTGGAGACGCTGCTGGGAGACGAGGAGTGCCGCAGCGCCCGGCTGGTGGTGGTGGCCGCGGAGGGCTGGCGCACGTCCCCCTGGCGCAAGACGTCCCTGGCGGAGCGCCTGGCCCGCCACGGCTGCGCCCCGGTGCTGGCGGTGCGCCGGGACACGGCGCTCCTGGACTGGGCCCGAGGCCGGCGCCGGCTGCTGGTGATGGTGGGGGTGGACCCCCGCTCCTCCACGTCCGACGCCGCCATCACCTTCCTGCGGGAGCTGCGGCGCGTGGGCGGATGCGACGTGCTGGCCACGTACGTGTGCTCGCCCCTGGAGGAGCGCGAGCGGCTGGGCATCCACACCCCCGTGCACGTGGAGCGGCTGGACGCGCGCGAGCGCACCATGGAGGGGCTGGAGCCGCTGGTGGAGCGCGTGCTCCACCGCGAGGTGCGTGAGCGCCTGGGCGACCTGGAGGGGGAGGGCCGCGTGGAGGTGGTGCTGGAGCCCGGCTATGGCCGCCCGGCGGACCACCTGCTGCACGTGGCCCACGCGCGCAGCGTGGAGCTCACGGTGGTGGGCATGCACCTGCGCGGCGGCGTGCAGCGGCTGTGGCACGGCTCCGTGTCGGAGGGGGTGCTGCGCCGCGCGGAGCGCTCCGTGGCGTGCATCCCGCCTGGAGCGCGCGAGCCGCGCCGGCTCCCTCCGCCCCGGAGCGCGCTGGTGCCGGTGGACTTCACGCTGGCCTCGGGACAGGCCATCGCGCAGGCGTGTTCGCTGGTGGGGCCGGGGGGCCGCGTGCACCTGCTGCACGTGCACCGGCTCCGGGGCCGCGAGCGGGGCCCCCGGGACTTCCACGGCGTGCTCCCGGAGCCCGACAACGAGCGGGACCGGGTGCTGAAGCGGCTCTGGGCGCAGGTGCCCGGGGACACGGTCGCGCAGGCGGTGCACTGGAGCGTGGAGGGGGTCAGCGGGGAGGACGTCGCCACCGCCATCTGCCAGGCCACGGAGCGCGAGGGCGTGGACCTGGTCTGCGTGGGCACGTCCGCCCGGCGCGAGGTGGTCCCGGACGTCCTGGAGGAGGCGGTGGCGCGCGAGCTGGTGCTGCGCTGCCGCCGGCCCGTGATGGTGGTGCCTTCGGCTTGA